In Deinococcus misasensis DSM 22328, one genomic interval encodes:
- a CDS encoding ABC transporter substrate-binding protein: protein MKKPFALVALSLLSIAQAQTCSGRLIQHAMGETCVPQSVKRLVVLDTGELDSALALGIKPVGAVQAVGGFPSYLKDRTDGIVAVGTIAEPNLEKILALKPDLILSSKLRHGAIYNQLSRIAPTVMAETVGVVWKDNLKLNAQALGKMKQYQLLMNKYNQRILQIQSQLKKARVQTTISIVRFVPGQTRIMLKDNFIGTILSDVKLPRPKSQNKAGFMDVATPESIPLMDGQYLFYSAYGPQEATSMKDYLQSPLWKNLSAVKNGRVREVNDDHWFLGIGILAANKVLDDLNRIFDSK from the coding sequence ATGAAAAAACCCTTTGCCCTTGTCGCCCTGTCCCTGCTTTCCATTGCTCAGGCCCAGACCTGCTCTGGTCGTTTGATCCAGCATGCCATGGGTGAAACCTGCGTGCCCCAGAGTGTCAAACGTCTGGTGGTGCTGGACACCGGAGAACTGGACAGTGCTCTGGCCCTTGGCATCAAACCTGTGGGTGCGGTGCAAGCGGTGGGTGGCTTTCCTTCCTACCTGAAAGACCGCACAGACGGCATCGTTGCTGTGGGCACCATTGCCGAACCCAACCTGGAAAAAATCCTGGCCCTCAAGCCCGACCTGATCCTGAGCAGCAAACTTCGCCATGGGGCCATCTACAACCAGCTTTCCAGAATTGCCCCCACGGTGATGGCCGAAACCGTGGGGGTGGTCTGGAAAGACAACCTCAAACTGAATGCGCAGGCGCTCGGGAAAATGAAACAGTACCAGTTGCTGATGAACAAGTACAACCAGCGCATTTTGCAAATCCAGAGCCAGCTCAAAAAAGCACGGGTGCAAACCACCATCAGCATTGTGCGTTTTGTGCCCGGTCAGACCCGCATCATGCTGAAAGACAACTTCATCGGGACCATCCTGAGTGATGTGAAGTTGCCCCGTCCCAAAAGCCAGAACAAAGCTGGATTCATGGACGTGGCCACCCCGGAAAGCATTCCCCTGATGGACGGACAGTACCTTTTCTACAGTGCTTACGGCCCACAGGAAGCCACCTCCATGAAAGATTACCTGCAAAGCCCCCTCTGGAAAAACCTCTCTGCGGTGAAAAATGGCCGGGTCAGAGAAGTCAACGACGACCACTGGTTCCTGGGCATCGGCATTCTTGCTGCCAACAAGGTGCTTGATGACCTGAACCGCATCTTTGACAGCAAATAA